One Astatotilapia calliptera chromosome 1, fAstCal1.2, whole genome shotgun sequence DNA segment encodes these proteins:
- the gpib gene encoding glucose-6-phosphate isomerase b: MGLTQDPNFQKLQEWYTAHALGLNMRHMFEADKERFNKLSLTLKTEDGDILLDYSKNLITEDVMKMLVDLAKSRGIEAAREKMFTGEKINFTEGRAVLHVALRNRSNTPIMVDGKDVMPDVNKVLEKMKGFCHKVRSGEWKGYTGKAITDVVNVGIGGSDLGPLMVTEALKPYSKDGPRVWFVSNIDGTHIAKTLAQLNPETTLFIIASKTFTTQETITNAESAKAWFLEHAKDKAAVAKHFVALSTNGPKVKDFGIDTENMFEFWDWVGGRFSLWSAIGMAIALHIGFDNFEKLLSGAHWMDKHFRTAPLDKNAPILLALLGIWYINFFHAETQAMLPYDQYMHRFTAYFQQGDMESNGKYITNHGTRVNYHTGPIVWGEPGTNGQHAFYQLIHQGTRMVPCDFLIPAQSQHPIRDNLHHKILLANFLAQTEALMKGKTTEEAKRELEASGLSGEALEKILPHKVFQGNRPTNSIIFKKLTPYTLGVLIAMYDHKIFVQGLMWEINSFDQWGVELGKQLAKKIEPELKDTAEIHSHDSSTNGLINFLKKNFA, translated from the exons ATGGGACTTACTCAGGACCCCAACTTTCAAAAGTTGCAGGAGTGGTACACAGCCCACGCCCTGGGCCTCAACATGAGGCACATGTTTGAGGCTGACAAGGAGAGATTCAACAAGCTCAG CctcacactgaaaactgagGATGGAGACATTCTTCTGGATTACTCCAAGAACCTCATCACAGAGGACGTTATGAAAATGTTGGTTGACCTG GCCAAGTCAAGAGGCATTGAGGCTGCCAGAGAGAAGATGTTTACTGGAGAGAAGATAAACTTCACTGAG GGCCGTGCTGTGCTCCATGTGGCTCTGAGGAACCGTTCCAACACTCCCATCATGGTGGATGGGAAGGATGTAATGCCAGACGTTAATAAGGTTCTGGAGAAAATGAAGGGTTTCTGTCAT AAAGTTCGCAGTGGCGAGTGGAAGGGCTACACAGGGAAGGCCATCACTGATGTTGTTAATGTTGGAATTGGAGGATCTGATCTT GGCCCCCTGATGGTAACTGAGGCCCTGAAGCCGTACTCAAAAGATGGACCTCGTGTGTGGTTTGTGTCCAATATTGATGGCACCCACATCGCCAAAACCCTGGCACAGCTCAACCCTGAGACAACCCTCTTCATCATTGCATCCAAG ACATTCACCACACAAGAGACAATTACAAATGCTGAGTCGGCCAAAGCTTGGTTCCTCGAACATGCCAAAGAT AAAGCTGCTGTCGCCAAACACTTTGTGGCTCTTTCCACCAATGGT CCCAAAGTGAAAGACTTTGGCATCGACACAGAGAACATGTTCGAGTTCTGGGAC TGGGTTGGTGGTCGTTTCTCCCTGTGGTCTGCAATTGGAATGGCTATTGCCCTGCACATTG GCTTTGACAACTTTGAGAAGCTTCTGTCAGGAGCACACTGGATG GACAAGCACTTCCGTACTGCTCCCCTGGATAAGAACGCTCCCATCCTGTTGGCTCTGTTGGGCATTTGGTACATCAACTTTTTCCACGCTGAGACCCAGGCTATGCTGCCCTATGACCAGTATATGCACCGTTTCACTGCCTACTTCCAACAG GGTGACATGGAGTCAAATGGAAAGTACATTACTAATCATGGGACACGTGTGAACTACCACACTGGGCCAATAGTCTGGGGAGAGCCTGGAACAAATGGACAGCATGCCTTCTACCAGCTCATCCACCAAG GAACTCGAATGGTGCCTTGTGACTTCCTGATTCCAGCTCAATCACAGCATCCAATCAGAGACAACCTGCACCACAAG ATCCTGTTGGCCAACTTCCTGGCTCAGACAGAGGCTCTGATGAAAGGTAAGACTACCGAAGAGGCCAAGAGGGAGCTGGAGGCAAGCGGCCTGAGTGGGGAGGCTCTGGAGAAAATCCTACCACACAAA GTATTCCAGGGAAACAGACCAACCAACTCAATCATCTTCAAGAAACTGACTCCATATACACTTGGAGTACTTATAG CAATGTATGATCACAAGATCTTTGTCCAGGGATTAATGTGGGAGATCAACAGCTTTGACCAGTGGGG AGTGGAACTGGGCAAACAGCTCGCCAAGAAGATTGAGCCTGAGCTCAAGGACACTGCTGAGATTCACTCCCACGACTCCTCCACCAACGGACTAATCAACTTCCTCAAGAAGAATTTTGCCTGA